The following nucleotide sequence is from Tribolium castaneum strain GA2 chromosome 5, icTriCast1.1, whole genome shotgun sequence.
TACATTTTGCTTGGGCTGCACCGCCTTCCCCAGCATCGGCTTGACTTGAATTTTATTCTGGGTCTTGTTGGCCGCCACGGGCGTCTTCTGCGACACTTTCGCCAGCGGTGGGATAGCATTAGCGGGCACTTGTCTCAAAATGGGGCCGCGCCGTCCCTTGCCCGCCGGCGATTCTGTAGCTGCTGCCGCCCCCGGCGCCGGAATTGCAACTTTGGGTTGATACAAAAGGGGCGGCGTGTTGGGACTAGCGTTTGACGTGGACACCGCCCCCACGATGACACCAAGCCGCGGATCCATGACCAGTTGGTAGCTTTGTGGAATCGCATTGTTGGCAGACGGTGGCTGCTGCTGCAAAACTAGACTCTGACTAGCGACCGGCTGTTGTACGGGGGTGGGGGCGGCGAGCGGAGTTTGGTTCGTGATTGTGAACTGGGCGGTGGAGGCGGCAGCGGGGGTGGGCGTGCTAAGGATTGTCTGTATCTGTTCAGTGATTTCGACAGCGGTCGTGTAGACCCCATTGTAGACGACTTCGGTGTTGGGGGCGGTGAGGAGTTGTTGAATTGTTGTTTCAACTTCGTTTGTTTCTTTTTGAAGCAACTCGAGACGAGACTTCTGACTTGGGGCTAAGTCTTCGACGACCACTTCCAAGTCGAAAACACTTTCGTCAACGGGTTTTAAAACTATGACGTCACGATCTGTCAAGAGCGACAATTAGTCAAAAACTAATCACGTGACCTTGCGCCCTTTAGTGGTCATTTGCAAAATCGCTCTTCTAGCATTTggcaagaaattaaaaggTGATAAAGTTGACATTTACAACTTTTTAGAAGATTTTTGCTAACTACAGGGCGCTTGAAAGTCAAATTGGACTAATTCGAGTATAACACCGCGACAATTACCATTTCCATCTGATGACTTCCGGTGACTTAACTTATATTTCTTCTTTGGTGGCTGCACCTCGACTTCTATAACctaaaaagtgatagtttaTCCTGTGACGTCGGCACAAATAAGCGCTGTGATTGGTCGGTCTGGCAAAATGGTCGCCGACTCGATACTCACATCGTCATCTGACgatatttcatatttattattatcagcTCCCAGCAACAGATGCATTTGTTTCAGGGCCTCCTTACTAGCGGCCCGCCTTGACTGAGTCCGATTCAGCTGTTTCTCTTTCGGCATGTTCTGtcaaacacaaaaactaaCCTTACAACCGGtcataaaactataaaacccGTCTCGAGTGTGAACCAGCCTTAACTAGAACCGTTCACCTCGCCACTCTGTAATTTGCGAAAAGTAAGAAACCCAGGGGCGAAGTCACAGCAATTTTGCCGGGGACACCCTGTTTATATAATTGAGTCCGATTCTGCGGTAGCAAAACAAATTGGGTAATGGCGGGTAAAGGGTTTGACGGTTCCTCGTTCTAACTCTGTCTGGTGGGTCGATACAATCATACGGAACGCGAATATGAGGTTACATAATAAGGAAGAAAGCAGttaagaagtaaaaaaagcTAAAGTAACACTTACAAGTGcttaaaacttgaattaacACACCAAAACGTCAACGCTACATTACTGACTTTGCAACAGGAgccatatttatttatgtttgacGCAACGATATGGCGGACGGAGGCAAGTTTGAATTTATGACAGAATGAAACAGTAATAAgtcgaaaaatgtaaatgcgGACCTCGTAGTTAactcaatttattaattattttttaagcattttataAGGCATATCTTGGTGTAGTTACTTTATCACAGTTtaccaaaaatcaaattatgtcATACAGTAACAATTTTGTTAAGTAAACTTGGTAAActgttttgttgtttattaaactaaaataaaaaaggacaataattataactttaacaataattacaatatcaacaataataatatgtCAATTAAACCCTAACTTCTAGGCAACCAACGATACacgtttgttaaattatttgttaGAGTTAGGTGCACGAGGGTAAAGTACTCACTGAAAAGAATATCTTTAGATTTCAAATATTTCCGAACATGCTCTGATTACGATGGCccttacaatttttatcttattccTAGTTTGATCGTAATCAACCACTGAAaagtaaataaagaaaaaaatgtgtgtcATATTTTCTTAGAAATTATAAGACTGAGATCAAAATTGAGTAAAATatgtatataaaataatatataatatatatataaaatataaaaattttttgggagAGTTGCGAAGGATATTTTAAAGGATATATACTTTTTTAGATCAGGGAAGTGTAgatcaaataattaaaacattattcTATTGATTTGcctattttacaaaaatacataataataataaataataatttaattaagaggAAACAGTTCATCCATGGAATACCGGTTAAATAACCTTGTCACTATTCCAAACACAAATTCAGAGACCGTCTGGTCAACCACCGGCCTCAACTCGTCCAAAATATCAACGATATTTTCGTTGATAATCTTATTAGTTTGCTCATTCAGTTCTGGATTATCTCGGAAAAAGTTATCGAAATAGAACACAGGTTTCCCCAACGACAAGTCCAGCTTTTTGTTCGTTATCCCAATATATTCTTTCCCTTTTTTGAAGAATCTTTGCCCATCAACAGTTAATTTCGCACCCACATTTGCTGCAACAAAAACTTATCAAcaggcaaaaaaaattaatgacaaCATACTGAAATTGCCATCAGCAGGCCCCTGTCCCTTGAGTGTCAAAATCAAAATCCTTCCGTCGATGTTATACTGAGATTTGATCCTTAATCTCGGAAAACTGACAATCAAATCGATGTAGACCTTATTTAGATCCACTTTTAAATGTTCGATTTTAAATTCATCGGCGTAATAAAtctgaatatttttgaacgagGCTTTGAAGTTGTCGCCGCTGTTGAGCCCGGCTTGGGGTATAACAAGGGGGTCCATGGGAGGAATAAATAAATCCGGGACTCCCGCCCGGAAATACGGCCGGATTTGTTCCACTGCGTTTATGAAGCATTGTTCCAGCTTTGGGTCGTCCCGCTTGCATAGAGTCACATACGAAGCtggaaaaatattataattgaCTGCAAAAACTTGTATTAcggcaatttatttttttaagcgttgtaaataaataattattgtagattaatgtaacagaaaatatttaaaccaaATCCTCCCCGTTGTGAAAAAtctacattaaaattaaaaaatataaaacgtgGTGCGTAACTCCTAATTATCGTTGATTACAACTTGAATTAAATATGTGTGTCATGATTAAAATTACGGTTGAAACAGACAATAGTACTACAGTGAGTACTTTTCGCACTTTGTACCGAgtgtaatttaaataacaagattTCTTGCTAAAATAAATAGCGGATGTTACGCGTACCTACCTCTAGGTTTTTCATAAAATGCGAGAAATCAAGGAAATTCCTGCGTGAGGTTTAAAGCAATATGAAAAtcagtaataataacaaattacggttgtttattacttatttattcaaatgaaaatacCCATAGTTCTAACAATAATCATCACTTAATATTCAGATATCTCAATGGtacaatgaataatttttttaaattaagtatcGACTTTATGTACGATCTTGAATAAACGTAAGAATTATCCTTGATTACTAACATGAGCAGTGGAAAAAAGCATACTGGAAATTTCACTTTgagtatcaataaaattatacgGTTGGTAAATTATTTCAGGAATGAAATAACTAGAAGGATTCTTGGAATATTTACGTAAAACTGTCTTCAGGTTGGATTTCGAAATCTTGTGCTCGGTAACGATCAGCAAATTTCTTTTTCAACAATGGATGGcgtaataactttttttaatacattaaAATTTGGTTAGGGGAAAAAATCGGTCAACTCACGTATTTTTCTCGCAGAAGCATAGCCTATACACATAAGCACCGACAAAACGAGAGTGCAACTCAGATTCATTGTAAACGCGCCGCACTTGTCGACATTCGaatgaaaaatattgtaaGGCCAATGTTACACGCTACGTTTATATAAACCACGTCAAGTTCTTTTTTGTAGTATCACAAATTGAGTCATTCCTCGTTCCTTGCTTGTATATattctgaaaaataattaatcttgCGAAGATAACCTTGTAAAGCGACTTTGTTGAAGGTGCAGACACCTGACAATATAAATTAAGTCACTGTTTGTAATTATTGCCACCGGAAATAACACTAGGACAAAATCGCTCCAAAAAGAGCGAGAATCctggattttttccaaacgtttaagggaacaaattttttctgcttttttaatgctcaaaaaaatcgtaaaagaGAAGttgtttgtataaatttttatagaattattttttagtttttcgcGATTTATGATAACACCATGgccctaattaaaattaatcggTATATTTAATGACATGAATAAGGCATAGAAACGggtttttcaactttttgcgtgtTCATTAGACTGCTCAATCCAAaaagaagattttttttactttgtagtTTTCGGAACTGGATATtgcataataatttttaaagttttctcAAACGGGTTTGAACAACTAGATATTAATTCAGCatacaaagtgtttttttgcaaaaatttttaaccaCAGTGATCCAAATACcagaatttttcattttttatccaattatttattctttctgatgttaaattttcatattttcttaATGTGTCtattaagttatttaaattacatttgaaaattaaatattggCACAATTTCATTGCACAGCCAATGCATACAATACAAATATTGCAATGTGTGCCAAGAAATTGCTGACTTGAAGTCGTACTAACACTTTTCCAACACATATTAGACAGTGCATTTTTCCTTCATTGTTAACCACCAtgtgtaataaaaaactgattgtttttaatgttttcattatttacaaCTTTGCGGTTTTCACCACAGTTCGAGGAAAACCAAAATTGCGTAAGCCATATTTATTTACCTTGATTCCACtaattataaatgaaatatttcCAGCTTCGTTTATAAAAGTATGTCGACGTTCGGATCCCCATCTCAGCGATTGCATAAAAAATTCCGTCGAAAATTTGCGTCCACTTCTCGCTCGAGGAATCCCGGAATTTGATATCCCGAGCTGTGAGCCACTGTGTATACCAGAAGTGGTCATTGATCAAGGCTCTGGGGCTGTAGCTGTTAGGTCAACTTATCGAGACATTAAAGTTTATGGGCCGTCCAAGTTTGTGCTCAAATATGTTAAGTAGGTCTAAGCGGAGTGGCGACACTTGGATGAAGTAAATGTGTTGTAGAATCGACATGGAAAGGGACAGAATAAGGATAAAGCTGTGGCTGCCGCGTTTGGAGCTGACCAGCAGATATGCGATGGAAGGACGAATTCTGATGATGCCCATTTCGGGCACAGGAACCAGTCGAGGAAACTACTGTAAGGTTCttggaaaaatcaattttttcattttcgttACGCACTGCTGTGGATGAAATGTGCTTTCTTAATAGAGAGCTAGCCTTAATGCAAAACAGTACGCTTACTTTCTTTGGTAACTTGGAATGTGGAAACATCAAGAAACAATCTGAAAAAACCAAGGACACCTATTTAATTGTCCTTGATTGGAGTGGACTAACTTGTTTGAAGTGTTTCTTAAATTTTAGCATATTGACATTTGCTCTCATAACAAATTACAAcataattcataattaaaataattttaaaaaatctctaaCCTCGTCGAGATGATACGAATCACACTAAATTGTCGTCAGTGAATATGTTAATTGTTTGACACGAAAAACCTCTATTaactattacaaaaaaagttggtACGTCCgtgattatttttagtttttttcatttacaaCAAAGGAGTTACAAAGCTaaagcgattttttaagtaacgTGTAGTAAGAGTGGTAATTCCATATTAATACAAGCTCGCAGGTGAATAAATTTACGTCCATTTCACTATCTGTCCATTAAAAATGTTGATAATTGCAAcccatttgttattttattattctgaAGTTTCTCTCGCGTGTATAAAATTAATGGAAGTgtcataattataaaattaaattaattagctCTAACAGCTTTTTTCAATCATCCATATCCGCAACAAAAGTATAATAAACTGTTGGTAAATAACTAAACGTGGtgatttacttttttaaaaataacagttATTAACTCTGTTTTTCgtacgaatttttttagtattctttttgttaaaaatttgattttggtttACGTAAAAATTTGTACCCGCTTTATAAAATGCGATAAAACATCCCGTTCtgtatttcaatttattgCATAATAtaggtaataattaatattaataacacaagaaatattgttgttattaCATGATTTCTGACGCAAATCGTGTTCGCTGTTTGCGGTAATCcgacaattattaataaaaatattctgtaATTGTTTCTTCAGCCAATATCGACGCCACCGTCATCATGCAAGGCCAGAGGGTGCACAAAGACAACGAGACCTATTTTAACATAAAGGACTTTTACGTGGACTTCAACATCGGACATGCGACAATTCAGCTCGACGATCTCTTCAACGGTGACAAAGAGTTAGGCAAGTGGTAATTAAAACACAATGTTTGACGAAATGACTtgagttttttcatttattctcATCATTTCCTCTGGAATGATGTCATTGATGGCACTTAGCGACGTTTTGTGACTTGTAACTGAAATTTTAGTGCTTAGCTTGCAATCACTTTCAAGTAGGTTGTAGAAATTTAAATCTATTGATTATTGTTAGATTGCTTAAACGCGGCCCGTTTCAGGTGAGGCAATGAATCTGTTTCTGAACGACAACTGGAAAAATGTCGCAAATGAGATCAAACCTGTTCTAGAAGACACAATTGCcagcatttttaaaaagttctcGAACAAAATCTACCACAAGTACCCTTTGAATCTACTTTTACCCAAATGATTTGTTGCTTgaagtgaaataaataaattcttacGATTTGTTGGTGTTTTTGTACCGCAGCCGGTGCTCAAATATTGGGACAATCCCCATTTCTTCAGATGTgctaatgtttattttatgtaGCCTTGACGTAATGTATTCACGTTATGTAACATCCCATCaacatatttttgataataggAGAAAGTAGACGCAAATTaaggaaatataaaaacagtgAACACGTCAAAGTGTgacaaaaacaagtttttatccAAAGACATGcttccgaatttaataaatcatCACGAATCAGTTCCTGTTcccaaaacaaaattaacccaaatcatgtaattattttgctttatttggAGAACTTCAGGTAGGTAATTTACTCcagaaaataattacacaCCAATTGGAATCTACCATATCTAAGAAATAATGTAATACGTAATATAGCGCATTCCTGCCAAGAGAAATGTCTTGTTTCCACTTTCACCAGCAGTGATGCAATCCCTCCTTAAAGATTAAGGCAAGAAGTGTCAAATTGGCTCGTTTTGCTTTAATTCTAATTCAGGATAGGATGGGGTGAAGTCAATTTGCAGTACTAAACATGGAAATACGAACTCATTCGGTTACGGGTTTTTGTGATTAACAACAGGGTCTCTTGGAACCATGTTTCACTATTACGTTTTTGCAACGATTCTGTGCTATTTCCATACAAAAGTCTCCGGTTATCAAGTCAAGGATGCTCCGCTCCTCACCAAGAGACGTAAgtacagtattttatttattttatcttttacaataatttaacatttCACTCAAGTTCGCACAGCCTTGCTCCTTCCACTTTTTATCTCggttttcttataaaaattgttaacccAAGCAAACCAATATCAAATTACTAGAACATAAATTCAACCACGCTTTCACGTATTTTCGCCCACTTATCAATTAGTTAATGATTAAGACAAGTCGGTAAGACtgaatttaattaagaaagtCATATTTTCTAgcaataattagtaataatcTACGTAAATATCGCCAATTTGgtcattttctaattaaaaataagttctgaaattttctgtaagccagtttaaataataaacaaaccgATGAGTAtaaacaaacaattaaaatttttattttattttgtaattattattcatattaattaaaacgcaatgcagcaaataataaatgattttttgcttattctACACTGCCATTAAAAACACCtgtgcataaataaaaatcaaaggaaattttctttttaattattaataagttCCGGTTCGAATTTTTTATACTTCCGGAATGTctgtacaaatttattaaagaaaatgaGTTCACTAACTCTGATTGAGGCTAAGGATAACAGACAAaccgccatttttttaaactagtttttttctgaattcgtttcattttagCAATGTCAAAATTTGGAGGTCTTTCTCGCCATTAAATTCTCGTTTCCTGGGATTAGCTCTGggaatattttaattgcagattgtttcaaaattttgtaaagttgaaaatttgactttcaaaaatgctcaaaacttgtttttttgagACCAAAAAGCTGTTCTCTTGGATGttgtgctattttttttatttatgacttTATCAGCCGACCTTGACGAAATGAGCAAAGCCAGGCAGCATTATTCATAATAATTTAGGAATAACTTATTATTCACACAATTGCAAGATAATTTAGTTTGATGGAAAAATGTTTGATAGGTTTGAcgggaaaattatttaattgtctGTAATTTATAGAAGCCGGGCTTAATCGTAGTGTTtgtcttaataaatttatgtgcttcggaagataaaaatttttattttagcaccCTGGTTGCGAGTATGCCGACGATCGGACCCAGAACTGAACACCTGTCTCAACGACTTATTTACCGAAATGTTTCCGCAATTAGCAAGAGGTAAGCATTATTTCATTCCAAGAACAgatataatgtttttctaatcACTCTGGACGATTAACTTTGTGTTAAATTCTTATTAGAACAAAACTCGTATCTTAATCACACTGACGTTATTTGTAGCAGATAATCGATCATGGTCCAATCAAcaaacaccaataaaaaatttctttaagtaCTATAATTTGCAAACGAACCGGTGGAaaatttattcgttttttCCAATTTAGGCATTCCCGACATGAACGTGGACCCCTTCGAGCCCTTATTTCTGGACAAAGTCACCGTAAGTAAGGGCTCGGGCGCTATCACGCTCACTGGAGGGCTCTACGATTTGGTCGTGTCTGGCCCTTCGAATTCCACGCCGACTTACACCGAGTAAGAATTAGGGaaataaaaaaccgtttttgtaaaaaatatattcagaTTTGACGAAGCCAAGAAAACGTGGAATTTCGGCCTAACTTTACCACTACTCTCTATCAAATCTCAATACAACCTCAAGGGAAAAATCCTGGTTTTGCCCTTAGTGGGACACGGGGCCTGTGACCTGAAATTGTCAAATGTGCAAACTAAGGTCACCACCACCGTGGATTTCCCGCTCCGGGAGGGTCGCGAAGTTgtgaaaattgacaaaatgcAGGTGGACTTTAAAGTTGGAGGGATGAAAGTGAAACTTTATAATCTCTTCAACGgaaataaagttttaggtGAGTGGTTTCTACTccggtatattttttattatttatttatttattttattttttgtttcaggcCAGACTGTTAACCAGTTTATCAACCAAAATGCGCTAGAAATCATCGGAGAGCTGAAAGATAGCATTGGTGATAGCTTGGCTGGTATTTTCACCGACATCATGAACAACGTTTTTACTAAAATGCCGACTGATCTTTGGTTCTTGAGCGATGAAGAATACGAAAAATATCAGAAAGAATCAAATAGCAAGTAGAATAATGCGTCTTAATAGTGATATGTTTGGATGTGACCTAATGCTAGTGCTATTCGAGATCGGCAGTACAAAATTTAGCTTAAACTTTTAATTCTCTTTATGTTAGGTTTTTCTTGATTAGCATGCGTATTATTTCCAAACAAGCTTTGTTGttgtatgttttttaaacaataaaaatttagctGTATACGTGTGTTTTAATTGAGTAATgagttcaaaatatttttggaaaatgacATGAAACACTCTGTAAATGAAAACATCTAACATGTTAGGCAACCAGTTATGTTACCTATCAAGTTtacattacaaaattaattaaaaaagtacaataTAGACTGGTGATAATAAACAGAAATGAGTGGTTTCTGCGTGTGATAAACGtgattaaaaatagaaaaagccAAATTTTTCGTTCACTTGACACATCAGCTGTTGTTTGACACCAAGATGGCGATCTgacattaaaaatgaaaacaaaccGTGGAAAACAGTGATTCCTCAAAACTCGCTTACGATTTGCCAATTTAACGTTAAATCCATGAATATCCCCTTTCGTGACAATGGACGGCATGTTCGAACTATACCTAGACGGGAGCATTGAGCCCGATGACATCCCCCATACTGCAGACCCCGTCTACATCCTAGGCAAGAAGTACAACGCACTCCAAGGTAACGCCTTTTCTGTGCGTAGTCGCGACCTAACACCCTGTCTAGAATTGGACACGATCCGCCAAGACATTCTCTCGAAAATCTGGTTCACGTATCGGAAAAATTTCGTTCCAATTGGGGGCGACGAAGGTCTCACCACTGACAAGGGCTGGGGCTGCATGCTACGATGCGGCCAGATGGTTCTGGCGCAAGCCTTGGTCACGCTGCATCTGGGCCGAGACTGGGTCTGGGAGCCCGAAACCAAAGACTCCACTTATCTCAAAATACTTAGCAAATTTGTAGACAAGAGACAAGCGCCGTTTTCCATACACCAGATTGCCATGATGGGGGTGTCGGAAAACAAGGAAGTGGGGCAGTGGTTTGGACCCAACACTGTGGCCCAAGTCTTGAAGTAATAACAAAGTCCAATTAGTGATTAAACGgtgttaaatgttttatttgcagGAAGTTGGTAAAGTATGACGAGTGGAGTGCAATTGAGATGCACATAGCGTTAGATAATACACTTATTATTAGCGATATAAGTAAGTGAGAGTTGGGGTTGGAGTGGTTTTGATGGTGGTTTTCAGGAGAGTTGTGCTTAAGTCAGGGGAGTGACGGTTGTAGCAGTGGGGACTGGAAGCCGTTGCTACTTATTGTGCCTTTAAGATTGGGACTGCAAGAAATTAATCCTATTTATGCTAGTGGATTAAAGGTAACAACGAGTGTGGGAAGAAATCTGTTACaccttgtttttttagaaatgtttTCAGTTCAAACAAAGCCTGGGTGTGATCGGTGGCAAACCGAACCTGGCGCTGTATTTCATAGGACATGTAGGAGACGAAGTAATATATCTAGACCCGCACACGACGCAGAAATCCGGTTCCGTGGAAAGCAAAGAAACGGAAGAAGAAATCGAGCTGGATTCCACCTACCACTGTAAATACGCTTCTAGAATAAACATACTCAGCATGGATCCCTCAGTGGCTGTGGTAAACAAATACATCAATTCAAAACAAACAGTTCTAACTCGGGAACAATTTCAGTGCTTTTTCTGCAACACTGAAGGCGAGTTCAACGATTTGTGTCACTCGATCAAGAAAGACCTCATCGAGCCCGAAAAACAGCCGCTATTCGAAATCACTTATGAGAAACCCAAACAGTGGACGCCGACGCTGGACGACGCCGTGGAGGCTGCCGATTTCGAGCTATCCGGAGAGTACGATTCCGAGCacgaatttgaaattttgtaacaattttctCATTTAACTCAGTTTTTATTGTCGCAAATTGTGGATAGAGGCCCgcaaattgtaaatatttttcttactCATACTTGTTTCTGTACATAGTGCATTTACCGAGGGGCGCCACTCGAAATGTTTTAACGCTGCCGGTGCCAAAAATATCGACTTATTTTGTACATAAATGACGCCGATATGTTTCGTGTAAAGCTTTGTATTTTTCACCATAATTGTGGGTCTGTGTTTTGTAACGAAGCGGGCGAACAGTCGTCGCACACGACAAATAATCCTGCATTATGTTATGCCTTGacaaataaaaagtgaaatcAATCTCGATGCCaccaaaacatttattattagtagtagttcataaacattttatttagataattgatttttatattataaccTTTATCATAAATagactttaaaaaaaagttctgACGGAACGACCAGACCTTAGCAGTATACTCTATAATGCTGTAAATAAATGGTTCCGTAGTTTTGTTCCCCGTGTATAATCCACAATCAGTTAATATAGTGCGGgatttatttgtaaataaaaatgtaccgTTGGcaattgaaggaaaataaaGAGAGCCATCGttttaaat
It contains:
- the LOC100142010 gene encoding putative beta-carotene-binding protein gives rise to the protein MNLSCTLVLSVLMCIGYASARKIPSYVTLCKRDDPKLEQCFINAVEQIRPYFRAGVPDLFIPPMDPLVIPQAGLNSGDNFKASFKNIQIYYADEFKIEHLKVDLNKVYIDLIVSFPRLRIKSQYNIDGRILILTLKGQGPADGNFTNVGAKLTVDGQRFFKKGKEYIGITNKKLDLSLGKPVFYFDNFFRDNPELNEQTNKIINENIVDILDELRPVVDQTVSEFVFGIVTRLFNRYSMDELFPLN
- the LOC661763 gene encoding protein takeout isoform X1, with product MCNKKLIVFNVFIIYNFAVFTTVRGKPKLPSFIKVCRRSDPHLSDCIKNSVENLRPLLARGIPEFDIPSCEPLCIPEVVIDQGSGAVAVRSTYRDIKVYGPSKFVLKYVKIDMERDRIRIKLWLPRLELTSRYAMEGRILMMPISGTGTSRGNYSNIDATVIMQGQRVHKDNETYFNIKDFYVDFNIGHATIQLDDLFNGDKELGEAMNLFLNDNWKNVANEIKPVLEDTIASIFKKFSNKIYHKYPLNLLLPK
- the LOC661763 gene encoding protein takeout isoform X2, whose translation is MCNKKLIVFNVFIIYNFAVFTTVRGKPKLPSFIKVCRRSDPHLSDCIKNSVENLRPLLARGIPEFDIPSCEPLCIPEVVIDQGSGAVAVRSTYRDIKVYGPSKFVLKYVKIDMERDRIRIKLWLPRLELTSRYAMEGRILMMPISGTGTSRGNYSNIDATVIMQGQRVHKDNETYFNIKDFYVDFNIGHATIQLDDLFNGDKELGKW
- the LOC661721 gene encoding protein takeout isoform X1, with protein sequence MFHYYVFATILCYFHTKVSGYQVKDAPLLTKRPPWLRVCRRSDPELNTCLNDLFTEMFPQLARGIPDMNVDPFEPLFLDKVTVSKGSGAITLTGGLYDLVVSGPSNSTPTYTEFDEAKKTWNFGLTLPLLSIKSQYNLKGKILVLPLVGHGACDLKLSNVQTKVTTTVDFPLREGREVVKIDKMQVDFKVGGMKVKLYNLFNGNKVLGQTVNQFINQNALEIIGELKDSIGDSLAGIFTDIMNNVFTKMPTDLWFLSDEEYEKYQKESNSK
- the LOC661721 gene encoding protein takeout isoform X2, with the translated sequence MFPQLARGIPDMNVDPFEPLFLDKVTVSKGSGAITLTGGLYDLVVSGPSNSTPTYTEFDEAKKTWNFGLTLPLLSIKSQYNLKGKILVLPLVGHGACDLKLSNVQTKVTTTVDFPLREGREVVKIDKMQVDFKVGGMKVKLYNLFNGNKVLGQTVNQFINQNALEIIGELKDSIGDSLAGIFTDIMNNVFTKMPTDLWFLSDEEYEKYQKESNSK
- the Atg4a gene encoding cysteine protease ATG4B is translated as MDGMFELYLDGSIEPDDIPHTADPVYILGKKYNALQELDTIRQDILSKIWFTYRKNFVPIGGDEGLTTDKGWGCMLRCGQMVLAQALVTLHLGRDWVWEPETKDSTYLKILSKFVDKRQAPFSIHQIAMMGVSENKEVGQWFGPNTVAQVLKKLVKYDEWSAIEMHIALDNTLIISDIRELCLSQGSDGCSSGDWKPLLLIVPLRLGLQEINPIYASGLKKCFQFKQSLGVIGGKPNLALYFIGHVGDEVIYLDPHTTQKSGSVESKETEEEIELDSTYHCKYASRINILSMDPSVAVCFFCNTEGEFNDLCHSIKKDLIEPEKQPLFEITYEKPKQWTPTLDDAVEAADFELSGEYDSEHEFEIL